The following are encoded together in the Cuculus canorus isolate bCucCan1 chromosome 31, bCucCan1.pri, whole genome shotgun sequence genome:
- the LOC128849645 gene encoding HLA class II histocompatibility antigen, DM beta chain yields MLVLLGLVLGARGAGAFLVHVTSSCPLAANGSVLDFDFAIVFNKNPLVCYDPRARLFVSCDWGLLRGVADVVASNLNNDSAWLQRAEDRHRACRDLGHHFWASTALRRTPPQARVMASKTSNARAPVLLTCHVWGFYPAEVTVVWLHNGDIIGPGDHPPTSAIPDGDWTYQTQVTLLVDPVAGDTFTCCVQHSSLEQPLLEAWGPGLSPGLTLKVVVATVVMVVGLGCFVAGVYHSRVRPTANGYTLLPGGNYHADGI; encoded by the exons ATGCTGGTGTTACTGGGACTGGTACTGGGAGCCCGGGGGGCag GTGCCTTCCTGGTGCACGTGACCAGCTCCTGCCCGCTGGCGGCCAACGGCTCCGTGCTGGACTTTGACTTCGCCATCGTCTTCAACAAGAACCCCTTGGTCTGCTACGACCCCAGGGCCCGGCTCTTCGTCTCCTGCGATTGGGGACTGCTCCGCGGCGTCGCCGACGTGGTGGCCTCCAACCTCAACAACGACAGCGCCTGGCTGCAGCGCGCCGAGGACCGGCACCGCGCCTGCCGTGACCTCGGCCACCACTTCTGGGCCTCCACCGCGCTGCGGCGGA CCCCACCCCAAGCCCGCGTCATGGCCTCCAAGACCTCCAACGCGCGGGCGCCCGTCCTCCTCACCTGCCACGTGTGGGGCTTCTACCCGGCCGAGGTGACCGTCGTCTGGCTGCACAACGGGGACATCATCGGCCCCGGTGACCACCCCCCAACCTCCGCCATCCCCGACGGCGATTGGACCTACCAGACGCAGGTGACCCTCCTGGTGGACCCGGTGGCCGGAGACACCTTCACGTGTTGCGTGCAGCActccagcctggagcagccCCTCCTGGAGGCCTGGG GTCCTGGTTTGTCCCCAGGGTTGACGTTGAAGGTGGTGGTGGCCActgtggtgatggtggtgggacTCGGCTGCTTCGTCGCTGGCGTCTACCACTCCCGCGTGAGGCCAACGGCCAACG GTTACACCCTCCTTCCTGGAGGCAACTACCACGCAG ACGGCATCTGA
- the LOC104054230 gene encoding class II histocompatibility antigen, M alpha chain, with protein MGAAGGVAAALLCIALTGGHGWEILKFEGPLDGGNPWSPPEPPAHVLAEVLFCQPPWPSLGAAFTFDSDQLFWFDFPGSRWTSRLPDLPPWPPGLETPAQILQDATLCQDLRRAVTALATGTLPESRGVPLADVFPMRPPVPGDPNTLVCLVTNIFPAAVEIRWVLDGVPITQGVTHTHYTPTADLAFVLFSYLRVTPTTGDIYGCVVTREGDNASAIAYWVLQPPVDSEELETALCGAAMALGVLLALLGVAMVAAARRARR; from the exons atgggggctgcggggggggtGGCGGCGGCGCTGCTCTGCATCGCCCTGACCGGCGGCCACG GGTGGGAGATCCTTAAGTTTGAAGGTCCATTGGATGGTGGGAATCCATGGAGTCCACCAG AGCCGCCGGCGCACGTCCTGGCCGAGGTCCTCTTCTGCCAACCGCCGTGGCCCTCGTTGGGCGCCGCCTTCACCTTCGACTCCGACCAACTCTTCTGGTTTGACTTCCCCGGGTCCCGTTGGACCTCTCGGCTGCCCGACCTCCCGCCGTGGCCTCCAGGCCTGGAGACGCCGGCCCAGATCCTCCAGGACGCCACGCTCTGCCAGGACCTGCGCCGCGCCGTCACCGCCCTGGCCACCGGCACGCTGCCCGAGTCCAGGG GTGTCCCTCTGGCCGACGTCTTCCCCATGCGACCTCCGGTCCCGGGTGACCCCAACACTTTGGTGTGTCTGGTGACCAACATCTTCCCCGCGGCGGTGGAGATCCGTTGGGTGTTGGATGGGGTCCCCATCACCCAAGGGGTCACCCACACCCACTACACCCCAACGGCCGATTTGGCCTTCGTCCTCTTCTCCTATCTCCGGGTCACTCCGACCACTGGGGACATCTACGGCTGCGTCGTCACCCGCGAAGGGGACAATGCCTCCGCCATCGCCTACTGGG TTCTTCAACCGCCTGTGGACTCGGAGGAATTGGAGACGGCGCTGTGCGGCGCCGCCATGGCCTTGGGCGTCCTCTTGGCTCTTCTCGGCGTCGCCATGGTGGCGGCCGCGCGACGGGCGAGGAGGTGA